In one window of Pseudobdellovibrionaceae bacterium DNA:
- the ccoG gene encoding cytochrome c oxidase accessory protein CcoG — MSYNPRDLPTERPSTLDKKGFRVYIHPAEVLGYFRTRRNLVYGFLVFIFLVLPWTQFQGKQTILLDLAQREFTFFGSTFYAHDAPLFFFPVFIFAMLLVFITSVFGRAWCGWACPQTVFIDFIYRKIEKWIEGNHVERKKLDEAPMSVSKFSKRALKWILFFLVSAHIAHSFTAYFVGAKPLLLITLGNPLNNINLFIFVHSLTLLFLFDFGWFREQFCIIMCPYGRFQSVLMDKDSLTVAYNEKRGEPRGKKGPGDCVDCYKCVIVCPTGIDIRNGSQLECIACTACIDACDDVMTRLKLPTGLIGYSSEAELEGKKRKLINWRSGSYLAIILGLSIAFSIILFFRQPVEFKVLRASKAPFSITEEQGQRLVLNHFKLHLTNQTQTLIQIDIVNQHQDSQLLSPEFPLSLSPSKDRWSHIFFKTPIDKFKNKDKIQTQIQLKYKDRTETLKINLLGPQQH, encoded by the coding sequence ATGAGCTACAACCCCAGAGACCTCCCTACAGAACGCCCCTCAACCCTAGATAAAAAAGGGTTCCGTGTTTATATTCATCCCGCCGAGGTCTTAGGGTATTTTCGTACTCGCAGAAATCTTGTCTATGGTTTTTTAGTTTTTATTTTTTTAGTTTTGCCTTGGACTCAATTTCAGGGCAAGCAGACCATCTTACTGGACTTAGCACAAAGAGAGTTCACGTTTTTTGGCAGCACCTTTTATGCTCATGATGCGCCACTGTTCTTTTTTCCAGTTTTTATCTTTGCCATGCTGTTAGTTTTTATAACTTCTGTCTTTGGTAGAGCCTGGTGTGGATGGGCTTGTCCTCAAACTGTATTCATTGATTTTATTTATCGAAAAATTGAAAAATGGATTGAAGGCAATCACGTAGAAAGAAAAAAATTAGATGAAGCTCCTATGAGTGTTAGCAAATTCAGCAAAAGAGCTTTGAAGTGGATTTTGTTTTTTCTGGTCTCGGCCCACATCGCCCATAGCTTCACCGCCTATTTTGTAGGGGCAAAACCCTTGCTGCTCATCACGTTGGGGAATCCGCTTAACAATATTAACTTATTTATTTTTGTTCACTCTCTTACTCTTTTATTCCTGTTTGATTTTGGCTGGTTTAGAGAGCAGTTCTGCATCATCATGTGCCCCTATGGACGCTTTCAATCCGTGTTAATGGACAAAGACTCTTTGACTGTCGCCTACAATGAAAAACGCGGAGAACCCAGAGGCAAAAAAGGGCCTGGAGATTGTGTCGACTGTTATAAATGCGTGATCGTCTGTCCTACGGGAATTGATATCCGTAACGGCTCGCAACTAGAATGTATTGCATGCACGGCCTGCATTGACGCCTGTGATGATGTGATGACTCGTCTAAAGCTGCCCACTGGACTTATTGGGTACTCTTCAGAGGCTGAGCTTGAGGGCAAGAAACGCAAACTCATCAACTGGCGCAGTGGCAGCTATTTAGCAATCATCCTAGGGCTTAGCATCGCCTTTTCTATCATTCTGTTCTTTAGACAACCTGTAGAGTTTAAGGTCTTACGTGCCAGTAAAGCCCCGTTTTCTATCACAGAAGAGCAAGGGCAAAGACTGGTTCTTAACCATTTTAAACTGCATCTCACCAATCAAACTCAAACTCTGATCCAGATCGACATTGTGAACCAGCATCAAGACTCTCAACTTCTGTCACCAGAATTTCCTCTGTCACTTTCTCCGAGTAAAGACAGATGGTCCCACATCTTCTTTAAGACACCTATAGATAAATTCAAAAACAAAGATAAAATCCAAACTCAAATCCAACTTAAGTATAAAGATCGCACTGAAACTTTAAAAATCAATCTTCTTGGGCCGCAACAACACTAA
- a CDS encoding c-type cytochrome: protein MSENDKNVEGQIIEGHVYDGIKELDNPLPKWWLFTFYITIVFSIFYYGYYELFGGPTSHEILAADMAKVEALQQQNAQDAPEEQPIDMNDVNSILADASVMAEAKRQYDGKCAACHGMNGEGTVGPNLTDKYWIHSKGELDAIVVALKKGFPDKGMPPWEDMIPKEYHLAVAVYIKQMPPASGRPPQGDLVEE, encoded by the coding sequence ATGAGTGAGAACGACAAAAACGTTGAAGGACAAATCATCGAAGGACACGTGTACGATGGCATTAAAGAGCTTGATAATCCACTACCTAAATGGTGGCTATTCACCTTTTACATCACTATTGTGTTTAGTATTTTTTATTACGGATACTATGAACTTTTTGGTGGCCCTACCAGTCATGAAATTTTAGCAGCAGATATGGCAAAGGTGGAGGCTCTACAGCAACAAAACGCGCAAGACGCACCTGAAGAGCAACCCATAGACATGAACGATGTGAATAGCATTTTAGCTGATGCCAGTGTGATGGCTGAAGCTAAAAGACAGTACGATGGAAAATGTGCCGCTTGTCATGGAATGAATGGAGAAGGCACTGTTGGGCCTAACTTGACCGATAAGTACTGGATTCACTCTAAGGGTGAACTCGATGCCATTGTTGTGGCTCTTAAAAAAGGATTTCCCGATAAAGGGATGCCCCCTTGGGAAGACATGATTCCTAAAGAGTATCACCTTGCTGTGGCCGTTTATATTAAACAGATGCCCCCAGCCTCTGGACGACCTCCCCAAGGAGACTTAGTCGAAGAATGA